In Spirochaetales bacterium, the following proteins share a genomic window:
- a CDS encoding phage tail sheath family protein — protein MANYNSPGIYIEDAPKRIVPIKISNKCVTGFIGIAEKGPLNKGTRIKDFSQFLNIFGGFINYGYLAYAVYGFFNSGGEECIVVRIAHTPKKKDSETDDTFATKAFYELENQDGKTGYIIRANSEGIWGNGLSIKLWHTAYATTRCESVNKEKNCIIVASTQDIERDDYLCLRGQKHFEYVKVKSIEKNRIYLTSGLKKKIDPEKEKAFCEKLLLNIVVMDGKKGEEYLYVSPKKTDNHYFVDRINAASHLITIEEKETGLPGELFYVNLKHGKNGMLNLTPADFIGYFNGLNDNAGIGVFKSCADISLIASPDVLLFQELIEKDREKAIENIFIVQKAIIDHCEAIGNRFAVLDTPIFDNAAGLIDWRARFDSKCAAMYCPRIEIINPEDVTKLSTLVVPPSGHTAGVYAYGDRTEGVFSTPANKYIRGAVGLEQIIEKEVYDVLYPKGINCFKYIAGSGVKIWGARTLSSEKDWRYINVRRTFSTIRDAVRKGTGWAVFEPNNSLLRKRLVRHVYAFLLDLWRQGYMKGKIPEEGFYIRCDDELNPPEEVDAGRINIEVGLSIARPAEFLVLKLTANTEDSIVTLQQE, from the coding sequence ATGGCTAACTACAATAGTCCTGGGATTTATATTGAAGATGCACCAAAACGTATTGTCCCGATAAAGATTTCCAATAAATGTGTGACCGGGTTTATCGGGATCGCGGAAAAAGGCCCGCTTAACAAGGGTACAAGGATTAAGGATTTTTCACAATTTCTCAACATCTTCGGCGGGTTCATCAATTACGGATATCTCGCCTATGCGGTATACGGCTTTTTCAATTCCGGCGGAGAAGAATGCATCGTCGTAAGAATCGCACATACCCCAAAGAAAAAAGACTCGGAAACGGACGATACATTCGCGACAAAGGCCTTTTACGAACTTGAAAATCAGGACGGAAAAACCGGCTACATCATCCGCGCGAACTCGGAAGGAATTTGGGGGAACGGCCTGTCGATTAAATTATGGCACACCGCGTACGCAACGACACGATGTGAATCTGTCAATAAAGAAAAGAATTGCATCATCGTCGCTTCGACACAGGACATCGAACGAGACGATTATCTTTGCCTCAGGGGGCAGAAACACTTCGAATACGTAAAAGTAAAATCGATTGAAAAAAATCGTATTTATCTCACATCGGGATTAAAGAAAAAAATCGATCCTGAAAAGGAAAAAGCGTTTTGCGAAAAACTCCTCCTCAACATCGTCGTCATGGACGGGAAAAAAGGGGAAGAATACCTGTATGTATCACCGAAAAAAACCGACAATCATTACTTTGTCGATCGAATCAATGCCGCCTCTCATCTTATCACGATCGAAGAAAAAGAAACGGGTCTTCCCGGTGAACTTTTTTATGTCAATCTGAAACACGGGAAAAACGGGATGTTGAACCTGACTCCCGCGGATTTTATCGGATATTTCAATGGATTAAATGACAACGCGGGCATCGGCGTTTTCAAATCATGCGCCGACATCTCGCTGATCGCATCGCCCGATGTGCTTTTATTTCAGGAATTGATCGAGAAGGATCGGGAGAAGGCGATCGAAAATATCTTTATCGTTCAGAAAGCGATCATCGACCATTGTGAAGCGATCGGGAACAGATTCGCCGTTTTGGATACACCGATTTTCGACAATGCCGCCGGCCTCATCGACTGGAGAGCCAGGTTTGACAGCAAATGCGCGGCCATGTACTGCCCGCGCATCGAAATCATCAACCCCGAAGACGTAACCAAACTATCCACGCTCGTCGTTCCTCCTTCAGGACACACGGCCGGAGTATACGCATACGGGGACAGGACCGAAGGCGTTTTCAGCACTCCCGCCAACAAATATATACGCGGGGCGGTCGGGCTCGAACAGATTATCGAAAAAGAAGTTTACGACGTCCTCTATCCGAAAGGGATAAACTGCTTCAAGTATATAGCCGGCAGCGGCGTCAAGATATGGGGGGCGCGAACCCTCTCGAGCGAGAAAGACTGGCGGTATATCAATGTACGGCGGACGTTCAGTACCATACGAGACGCGGTAAGAAAGGGAACGGGCTGGGCCGTTTTTGAACCGAATAACAGCTTATTGAGAAAAAGGCTCGTACGCCATGTCTACGCATTCCTTCTCGACCTATGGCGGCAGGGGTACATGAAAGGCAAGATTCCCGAAGAAGGGTTTTATATTCGATGCGACGACGAACTCAATCCTCCTGAAGAAGTCGATGCGGGAAGAATCAATATCGAAGTCGGGCTCTCGATCGCGCGGCCCGCCGAGTTTCTTGTTTTGAAGTTAACGGCCAACACCGAAGACAGTATCGTGACGCTTCAACAGGAATAG
- a CDS encoding LysM peptidoglycan-binding domain-containing protein — protein sequence MALEKAVIKNLDTDKEIEVLFNPKEYIIEKKTPWREEEIHGLDSPAVQFTMGERKRLSMELFLDTSDEKTDVRQYTDQIEELMYVNADEHRPPLLLFSWGKLKFKCVLEDLIQRFTMFMNDGTPVRAILKVLFKEYSTAASQIKKNPRHSADHTKRIVLREGETISSIAAREYADPRKWREIADANNIEDPLHIKPGTILRLPPLY from the coding sequence ATGGCCCTGGAAAAGGCGGTAATAAAGAATCTTGATACGGATAAGGAAATAGAAGTACTTTTCAATCCGAAAGAATACATCATCGAAAAGAAAACACCATGGCGGGAAGAGGAAATACACGGTCTGGATTCACCCGCGGTACAGTTTACGATGGGAGAAAGAAAACGACTCAGCATGGAACTTTTTCTCGATACCTCGGACGAAAAAACCGATGTCCGGCAATACACCGATCAAATCGAAGAGTTGATGTACGTGAACGCCGACGAACACAGACCGCCGTTATTGTTGTTTTCATGGGGTAAACTCAAATTCAAATGCGTACTCGAAGATCTCATACAGCGGTTTACCATGTTCATGAACGACGGGACGCCGGTCAGGGCGATTCTCAAGGTGTTGTTCAAGGAGTATTCCACGGCGGCATCGCAAATCAAGAAAAACCCCCGTCATTCGGCGGATCACACAAAACGAATCGTACTACGGGAAGGCGAAACTATCTCTTCCATCGCGGCCCGGGAATACGCCGATCCCCGAAAATGGAGGGAAATAGCGGATGCAAACAATATAGAGGACCCGCTCCATATCAAACCGGGGACCATATTGCGGCTTCCGCCGCTTTATTAA
- a CDS encoding GNAT family N-acetyltransferase produces the protein MSFYTIRGEVINLNPLDNQSFSDIAGLLADKEFIAASMIHDPALNLGFTYRNLKRSCCEEGFQEENRLYIIDSLEEKKPIGIAGLHSIDWHQRRAELILIMDKSSRKRKLSYEPVKLLSYTAVKEWGMRKLWIKLYPDDTQTMTVLKGFGFEAEGEMKEYAIVGGEAYSILLFGLLARDLRIVEA, from the coding sequence ATGTCGTTTTATACAATACGGGGAGAAGTAATCAATCTCAACCCACTCGACAATCAGTCGTTTTCCGATATCGCCGGACTGCTGGCCGACAAGGAATTTATCGCCGCATCCATGATTCATGATCCGGCACTCAATCTCGGTTTCACGTACCGGAACCTGAAGCGGTCCTGCTGCGAAGAGGGTTTTCAGGAAGAAAACAGATTATATATCATCGATTCGCTCGAAGAAAAAAAACCGATCGGGATCGCGGGACTTCATTCGATCGACTGGCACCAGCGGAGAGCGGAGTTGATTCTCATCATGGACAAGTCCTCGCGTAAACGGAAATTGTCATATGAACCGGTAAAGCTGCTTTCGTATACCGCCGTAAAGGAATGGGGTATGCGGAAACTATGGATAAAACTGTATCCCGACGACACGCAAACAATGACCGTGTTAAAAGGTTTCGGCTTTGAGGCCGAAGGCGAAATGAAGGAATATGCGATCGTCGGGGGGGAGGCATACAGCATCCTGTTGTTCGGCCTTCTTGCAAGGGATTTGCGCATTGTCGAGGCATGA
- a CDS encoding phage tail protein, giving the protein MGEERNDVNQAAYFAIEIEGIQSAKFYRCEGLEAETYVHEVEEGGLNTNTHKFFGRTRYPNIVLEHGVTDNNELFEWYTNTVLSDKAVERKNGSIILYKTDGKKEIKRWNFYRAFPCRWVGPKLGVNIQGAAIERIEIAHEGIEVDNT; this is encoded by the coding sequence ATGGGAGAAGAGCGAAACGATGTCAATCAAGCGGCATATTTCGCCATCGAAATCGAGGGAATACAATCGGCCAAATTCTATCGGTGTGAAGGCCTGGAAGCCGAAACATACGTGCATGAGGTCGAAGAGGGCGGACTCAATACGAACACCCATAAGTTTTTCGGCCGTACACGATACCCGAACATCGTTCTGGAACACGGTGTTACCGACAACAATGAATTATTCGAATGGTATACGAACACGGTTTTAAGCGATAAAGCGGTGGAACGGAAAAACGGTTCCATCATTCTTTATAAAACAGACGGGAAAAAAGAGATAAAACGATGGAATTTTTACCGGGCATTCCCGTGCAGATGGGTCGGGCCGAAACTCGGTGTGAATATACAGGGAGCGGCAATCGAACGAATCGAGATCGCCCATGAAGGAATCGAGGTCGACAACACATAA
- a CDS encoding phage late control D family protein, with protein sequence MGDNETKNLTPCFIIYINGTRLSGVKEASVKHIVIDERIDMPSTFTVTLSDASRQLVDSEDFSDGSELKIHLGYKDDVEEIISGIIVGVNPQYRKNADDILVVRGKNGLHSLFRGKKTRAFNNVTDADIIRQIADECGLGAEIDDLPHNHLFTMQYNQTDYDYIMAMARNYNCRVNVCDKKLIFKRMEDSSGKDIILEWGKTLLEFSVQTDTNSIVTEVEVRGWDNDKGESVVGTATVDDLNKPFDGDILGGKLVKDNFGDVKMVVVADDIPDQNEARNMALDILSGNAMNYVKGLGKSEGNYNIKAGSMVILKEVGTRFSGKYYVNRAKHVFTPETGYLTYFHISRNTT encoded by the coding sequence GTGGGAGACAACGAAACCAAAAACCTTACCCCCTGTTTTATCATTTACATCAACGGGACGCGGCTTTCCGGCGTAAAAGAAGCCAGCGTCAAACATATCGTTATCGATGAAAGAATCGACATGCCTTCAACATTCACCGTCACCTTATCGGACGCCTCACGGCAGTTGGTCGATTCGGAGGACTTTTCCGACGGTTCGGAATTGAAAATTCATCTCGGCTATAAAGACGATGTCGAGGAGATCATCTCCGGCATCATCGTCGGAGTCAATCCGCAATACAGGAAGAACGCCGATGATATCCTTGTCGTCCGGGGGAAAAACGGACTACACAGCCTTTTCAGGGGCAAAAAAACAAGGGCGTTCAACAATGTCACCGATGCCGATATCATCCGCCAGATAGCGGACGAGTGCGGTCTGGGCGCGGAAATCGACGATCTTCCACATAACCATCTTTTTACCATGCAGTATAATCAGACCGATTATGACTATATCATGGCAATGGCCAGAAATTACAACTGCAGAGTGAACGTCTGCGACAAGAAACTCATTTTCAAACGGATGGAAGACTCATCGGGAAAAGACATTATCCTGGAATGGGGCAAAACACTCCTCGAATTCAGCGTTCAGACGGACACCAACTCCATCGTTACGGAAGTGGAAGTCAGGGGATGGGACAACGACAAGGGGGAATCGGTAGTCGGAACGGCCACCGTCGATGACCTCAACAAACCATTTGACGGGGATATCCTTGGAGGAAAACTGGTAAAAGACAATTTCGGTGATGTAAAAATGGTTGTCGTCGCCGACGATATACCGGATCAGAATGAAGCCCGGAATATGGCACTCGATATACTGTCGGGCAATGCCATGAATTACGTTAAAGGGCTGGGAAAATCGGAAGGAAATTACAATATAAAGGCCGGCTCCATGGTCATTCTCAAGGAAGTGGGAACCAGGTTTTCCGGTAAATATTATGTCAACCGCGCCAAACACGTATTTACCCCGGAGACGGGATATCTCACTTACTTTCATATATCGCGAAATACAACATAA
- a CDS encoding SDR family oxidoreductase translates to MSFCDELFSLKTDIAVITGAGGAIPFRMAETLLLAGARVSLWGRGVHTRMDDVVSGLRDRIQESESVHGLTVDTGDEDAVKKALERTEKEFGRPTILVNGVGGVGGLNPFLQTNMDNFKNVLHNNLLAGCIVPIKVCAALWMAHHIKGSIINIASMASYRPLPGVWAYDAAKAGVIAMTRALAADFAPYGIRVNAIAPGFFLGKQNRHVLIEDEKKGEYTERGKSIIGRTPFGRFGTVEELSGVTLLLASNRASGFMTGTCIPVDGGFLTHSI, encoded by the coding sequence ATGTCGTTCTGTGATGAACTTTTTTCCTTAAAGACCGATATCGCGGTTATTACCGGCGCCGGCGGTGCCATCCCGTTTCGGATGGCGGAAACGCTTCTTTTGGCGGGCGCCCGGGTTTCACTCTGGGGACGGGGGGTTCATACCCGGATGGACGATGTCGTTTCCGGACTCAGAGACAGAATACAAGAAAGCGAATCCGTCCATGGGCTGACCGTGGACACGGGGGATGAAGATGCGGTGAAAAAAGCTCTGGAACGGACGGAAAAGGAGTTCGGCCGGCCCACGATCCTGGTTAACGGCGTCGGCGGCGTCGGCGGCCTTAATCCTTTCCTGCAGACAAACATGGACAATTTCAAAAATGTACTCCATAATAATCTTCTTGCCGGCTGTATCGTCCCCATAAAGGTGTGTGCCGCATTATGGATGGCGCATCATATTAAAGGTTCCATCATCAATATCGCCTCAATGGCATCATACAGACCCCTCCCCGGCGTCTGGGCGTACGATGCGGCAAAAGCGGGGGTCATCGCCATGACCAGGGCACTTGCCGCCGATTTCGCGCCGTACGGGATCAGGGTAAACGCGATCGCTCCGGGATTCTTTTTGGGAAAGCAAAACAGACACGTTTTGATTGAAGATGAAAAAAAGGGCGAATATACCGAACGCGGCAAGTCAATTATCGGGAGAACACCGTTCGGGCGGTTTGGAACCGTCGAAGAATTATCGGGAGTCACCCTCCTCCTCGCGAGCAACAGGGCATCTGGATTCATGACCGGTACATGTATTCCCGTTGACGGCGGTTTTCTCACCCACAGTATCTGA
- a CDS encoding phage tail protein yields the protein MGEYVTTNRQNFKVEIDGIDYGNFISVTGLGATAEVSDDMGGIDRNSRKIPGKVKYEILTLTRNADPRDKTLRTWWETIEKGTPERKAVSIVFYDRNGTDEVARRNLFECVPCGWDLSDLDSMDGSPITESISLVYEDAKWD from the coding sequence ATGGGCGAATATGTCACCACAAACAGACAGAATTTCAAGGTCGAAATTGACGGAATCGATTACGGCAACTTCATTTCCGTGACGGGACTCGGTGCGACAGCTGAGGTCAGTGACGATATGGGCGGCATCGACAGAAATTCCAGAAAAATTCCCGGAAAGGTGAAATACGAAATTCTCACACTTACACGGAACGCCGATCCCCGCGATAAAACATTACGAACATGGTGGGAGACAATCGAAAAAGGTACCCCCGAACGAAAAGCGGTATCGATCGTCTTCTACGATCGAAACGGAACGGATGAAGTCGCCAGAAGAAATCTTTTCGAATGTGTTCCGTGCGGTTGGGACCTCTCCGATCTTGACAGTATGGACGGCAGCCCGATAACAGAGAGTATTTCTTTAGTGTACGAAGACGCCAAATGGGATTAA
- a CDS encoding radical SAM protein: MKRKLNIHDIAAVSVANGPGRRTVVWVQGCVFDCEGCFNQAARSHRQNRIMTVSEIMELIPYSEVEGITVSGGEPFYQAEGVYRLADRARKNGLGIMVYTGYTKAEILESEDPYFRRLLAATDILVDGRYDRLSPPTARWAGSGNQRIHFLTDRYKAYEASVYMPDRFEEIHISREGLVTTTGF, encoded by the coding sequence ATGAAACGGAAACTCAATATCCATGATATCGCCGCTGTCTCCGTCGCGAACGGACCGGGCAGGAGAACGGTCGTCTGGGTTCAGGGATGCGTGTTCGATTGCGAAGGGTGCTTCAACCAGGCCGCCCGTTCGCACCGGCAAAACAGAATCATGACCGTATCCGAGATTATGGAACTGATACCTTACTCCGAAGTGGAGGGCATTACCGTCTCTGGCGGAGAACCCTTTTATCAGGCGGAGGGTGTGTATCGACTCGCGGACCGGGCACGAAAAAACGGACTTGGTATCATGGTATACACGGGTTATACCAAAGCCGAAATTCTCGAATCGGAGGATCCGTACTTCCGGCGTCTGCTTGCCGCAACCGATATTCTCGTGGACGGCAGATATGACCGCCTTAGTCCGCCGACCGCGCGCTGGGCTGGTTCGGGAAATCAGCGGATTCATTTTCTTACTGACCGGTATAAAGCATATGAAGCATCGGTATATATGCCCGATCGTTTTGAAGAGATTCATATCAGTCGCGAAGGACTGGTAACGACCACGGGATTTTAA